One window of Streptomyces sp. SUK 48 genomic DNA carries:
- a CDS encoding enoyl-CoA hydratase family protein produces MSPFTGSARRTADWEHLRLQIADGVATVTLARPDKLNALTFGAYADLRDLLAELSRERAVRALVLAGEGRGFCSGGDVDEIIGATLALDTAQLLDFNRMTGQVVRAIRECPFPVIAAVHGVAAGAGAVLALASDFRVADPSARFAFLFTRVGLSGGDMGAAYLLPRVVGLGHATRLLMLGEPVRAPEAERIGLISELTEEGHADEAASALARRLAEGPALAHAQTKALLTAELDMPLAASVELDAATQALLMNGEDYREFHASFMAKRPPKWQGR; encoded by the coding sequence ATGAGTCCCTTCACCGGCTCCGCCCGCCGCACCGCCGACTGGGAGCATCTGCGCCTCCAGATCGCCGACGGGGTCGCCACGGTCACCCTCGCCCGCCCCGACAAGCTCAACGCCCTCACCTTCGGCGCCTACGCCGACCTGCGCGATCTGCTGGCCGAGCTGTCCCGGGAGCGCGCGGTGCGCGCCCTGGTGCTGGCCGGGGAGGGGCGCGGGTTCTGCTCCGGCGGCGACGTGGACGAGATCATCGGCGCCACCCTCGCCCTGGACACCGCCCAGCTGCTCGACTTCAACCGGATGACCGGGCAGGTGGTGCGCGCGATCCGCGAATGCCCGTTCCCGGTGATCGCCGCCGTCCACGGGGTCGCGGCGGGCGCCGGCGCCGTCCTCGCCCTCGCGTCGGACTTCCGGGTCGCCGACCCGAGTGCCCGCTTCGCCTTCCTCTTCACCCGGGTCGGCCTGTCCGGCGGCGACATGGGCGCGGCCTATCTGCTGCCCCGGGTCGTCGGCCTCGGCCACGCCACCCGGCTGCTGATGCTGGGCGAGCCGGTCCGCGCGCCCGAGGCCGAGCGGATCGGCCTGATCAGCGAACTGACCGAGGAGGGCCACGCCGACGAGGCCGCGAGCGCGCTGGCCCGCCGCCTGGCCGAGGGCCCGGCCCTGGCCCACGCCCAGACGAAGGCCCTGCTGACGGCCGAGCTGGACATGCCGCTGGCCGCCTCGGTCGAACTGGACGCGGCGACCCAGGCGCTGCTGATGAACGGCGAGGACTACCGGGAGTTCCACGCGTCGTTCATGGCGAAGCGGCCTCCCAAGTGGCAGGGAAGGTGA